Proteins encoded within one genomic window of Gloeobacter kilaueensis JS1:
- the mads3 gene encoding methylation-associated defense system AAA family ATPase MAD3, producing the protein MLYKIEALNYRCLHYVSQTLAPFQILVGPNASGKSTFLDVVALLGDFVRSGLDDSLLLDFDIRKGRASKFSELIFNQLTDYFDVAIEFYIPENLLQKEASAKSAFSYDLARYEVSFGRRETGELEIRAEQLWLIDSQRDQQRRQSGSSRQYSILFPAEPEAPKTIINSAKTRPGWRPVVRKVQTSGNDYFKSESSDWNIMFRVGTRRAALSGLPDDAARFPVAIWVRDQLLEGVRLLALNSVSMRRPVSPSRSRDFSVEGANLPLVIQDLEKQDPLAYGDWVAHVQTILPDIDQILIRERKEDNHLYLAIQYKNISDPVPSWLVSDGTLRLLALTLLAYLPSQSDVFLIEEPENGVHPKAIEGVFQSLSSVYKGQTLVATHSPMFLGLATPQQLLCFAKNPSGAISIVTGDQHPALKNWKEQLDLSTLFAAGVLG; encoded by the coding sequence ATGCTTTACAAAATCGAAGCTCTCAACTATCGATGCTTGCATTATGTTTCTCAAACACTTGCACCGTTCCAGATATTGGTAGGGCCAAACGCTTCCGGCAAATCGACGTTTCTTGATGTCGTCGCACTACTTGGTGATTTTGTAAGGTCTGGCTTAGATGACTCACTCTTGCTCGACTTTGACATCAGGAAAGGTCGAGCAAGCAAATTCAGTGAACTTATTTTCAACCAGCTGACTGACTACTTCGATGTCGCCATTGAATTTTATATTCCAGAGAATCTTCTACAAAAAGAGGCGTCCGCAAAGTCAGCTTTTTCCTATGACCTGGCCAGGTATGAAGTGTCTTTTGGACGTCGAGAGACGGGAGAACTGGAGATCAGAGCAGAGCAATTGTGGCTCATCGATAGCCAAAGAGACCAGCAACGTCGGCAAAGCGGCAGCAGCAGACAATATAGTATATTATTTCCTGCAGAGCCGGAAGCGCCAAAGACAATAATCAACTCTGCGAAAACCCGCCCTGGCTGGCGTCCAGTCGTAAGAAAAGTTCAAACATCCGGAAATGATTATTTCAAATCAGAAAGCAGTGATTGGAATATCATGTTTCGTGTCGGCACTCGTAGAGCAGCTCTCTCGGGCTTACCAGATGATGCCGCTCGTTTTCCTGTAGCGATATGGGTGAGAGATCAATTGCTTGAAGGTGTCAGGTTACTTGCACTCAATAGCGTTTCAATGAGACGACCCGTCAGCCCCTCAAGATCTAGAGATTTTAGTGTCGAAGGTGCAAATCTACCTCTGGTCATTCAAGATCTAGAGAAGCAGGATCCTCTTGCCTACGGAGATTGGGTCGCTCATGTACAAACGATACTACCCGACATAGATCAGATACTTATACGAGAGCGGAAAGAAGATAACCATTTATATCTAGCCATCCAGTATAAGAATATCTCAGATCCCGTTCCCTCCTGGTTGGTTTCTGATGGAACGCTGCGGCTACTTGCGCTTACTCTTCTTGCGTATCTGCCTAGTCAATCAGATGTTTTTCTAATCGAAGAGCCAGAAAATGGTGTTCATCCGAAAGCTATCGAAGGAGTTTTTCAATCGCTTTCGTCGGTGTATAAGGGACAAACACTCGTCGCCACACATTCACCAATGTTCCTTGGATTGGCAACTCCTCAGCAGCTGCTTTGCTTCGCCAAAAATCCTTCGGGAGCTATTAGCATTGTTACCGGCGATCAACATCCTGCTCTTAAAAACTGGAAAGAGCAATTGGATCTTTCTACGCTGTTTGCTGCCGGAGTCTTAGGATGA
- the mads4 gene encoding methylation-associated defense system protein MAD4, whose amino-acid sequence MTKDLIVLVADGQQEITLKTLLTERRQSMGIQNITFDVFRHPRRDPGVFHEADKFLDLFMPPAYAHAIVLLDREWEGSPGDAQHQRQLIVQRMQLSGWPEDTFEVIVIDPELEAWIWSTSEEVATVLRLSWQEIKEIAHSKGYWPAGWAKPTRPKELFTEILRQQRRSSSDAIFQALARKVGLTRCQDPAFLLLCNRLRDWFSL is encoded by the coding sequence ATGACAAAAGATCTGATTGTTCTGGTGGCGGATGGACAACAGGAAATAACACTAAAGACTTTATTAACAGAAAGAAGGCAATCTATGGGCATTCAAAATATTACCTTCGATGTCTTTCGTCATCCGCGAAGAGATCCAGGAGTCTTTCACGAAGCCGATAAGTTCTTAGATTTGTTCATGCCTCCAGCATATGCTCATGCAATAGTGCTATTGGACCGAGAATGGGAAGGCTCCCCCGGAGATGCGCAGCATCAAAGACAATTAATTGTACAGCGTATGCAGTTGAGCGGTTGGCCGGAGGATACATTTGAGGTTATAGTTATCGACCCTGAGCTTGAAGCCTGGATATGGTCAACTTCTGAAGAGGTTGCTACAGTCCTGCGTCTTTCCTGGCAGGAGATAAAAGAGATTGCTCACAGTAAAGGATATTGGCCTGCTGGATGGGCAAAACCCACTCGTCCGAAAGAACTGTTTACAGAGATCCTGCGACAGCAACGGCGTTCTTCTTCTGACGCTATCTTTCAGGCTCTTGCTCGCAAAGTGGGATTGACAAGATGTCAGGATCCTGCCTTCCTGCTTCTGTGCAACAGGCTCAGAGACTGGTTCAGCCTGTGA
- a CDS encoding glutathione S-transferase family protein — protein MPHLYEYTPSGNCYKIRLLLTQLGIPFERTELDIIKGETRTPEFIRLNPNGRVPLVRLDSGELLSESNAVIFYFAEGTPFLPTARLERAQVLSWLFWEQYEHEPNIATSRFLISYLKKAEQFKDVLDQKRLKGHAALDRMEKHLTGHDFFVAGRYTIADIALYAYTHVAEEGNFDLSGYPAIRAWLERVASQPGHIPITG, from the coding sequence ATGCCGCACCTCTACGAGTACACGCCCTCGGGCAACTGCTACAAGATCCGGCTGTTGCTGACCCAACTGGGCATTCCCTTCGAGCGCACCGAACTCGACATCATCAAAGGCGAAACCCGCACCCCAGAATTTATCCGCCTCAATCCCAACGGTCGCGTACCGCTGGTCCGCCTCGATTCGGGCGAACTGCTCTCTGAGTCGAATGCGGTGATCTTCTACTTTGCCGAGGGCACGCCGTTTTTGCCCACCGCTCGTCTGGAGCGCGCCCAGGTGCTGAGCTGGCTATTCTGGGAGCAGTACGAGCACGAGCCAAATATCGCTACCTCGCGCTTTTTGATCAGCTATCTCAAAAAAGCGGAGCAGTTCAAAGATGTGCTCGACCAGAAACGGCTCAAAGGCCACGCCGCCCTCGACCGGATGGAAAAGCACCTGACTGGCCACGACTTTTTTGTAGCCGGGCGCTATACGATCGCCGACATTGCCCTCTACGCCTACACCCACGTCGCGGAAGAAGGCAACTTCGACCTCTCGGGCTATCCCGCCATCCGCGCCTGGCTTGAGCGCGTCGCTTCCCAACCGGGCCACATACCGATCACAGGCTGA
- a CDS encoding ankyrin repeat domain-containing protein, whose amino-acid sequence MKICPGLLVCFLLLAAPALAQSDNQASGDSAGPRCAWKEHALPLKVFIEAVPQEAAAHRQDYLQAVQDGIKAWNDVGIGGKPVFEQTNERREADVLVSWQLPPNPSAAGFEQKHIFTTGGGASYSVCAKSRVTLIIEHWARHQIPTGLLGYFVPVPVPIPNINTENLEQRGTDELRVIATHELGHSLGLDHSDDSGDIMYPVEGQKFIYYGIEFTNVQVLTEKSKKNLGRYYEDAWLDFRLARLAAESRRPGQSVRSGNSASALVELAGKGENAAVERLLAAGQDINGHDDSGWTALIAAAAEDHPQTVALLIEKGAQLDARDNNGYTALRYARAANYKQVIDLLIHAGARY is encoded by the coding sequence ATGAAGATCTGCCCTGGCCTGCTGGTTTGCTTCCTGCTCCTCGCTGCTCCCGCCCTTGCCCAGAGTGACAATCAGGCCAGCGGCGACAGCGCCGGTCCGCGCTGTGCCTGGAAAGAACACGCCCTGCCGCTCAAGGTTTTTATCGAGGCGGTTCCCCAGGAGGCGGCGGCCCACCGCCAGGACTACCTGCAGGCGGTCCAGGACGGCATCAAAGCCTGGAACGACGTGGGCATTGGCGGCAAACCCGTCTTCGAGCAAACGAACGAGCGCCGGGAAGCGGATGTGCTGGTCTCCTGGCAGTTGCCGCCCAATCCGAGTGCTGCTGGATTCGAGCAAAAGCACATCTTTACCACCGGCGGCGGTGCCAGCTACAGCGTCTGCGCCAAATCCCGCGTGACGCTGATTATCGAGCACTGGGCGCGGCACCAGATTCCGACGGGACTGTTGGGCTATTTTGTACCGGTGCCGGTGCCGATACCCAACATCAACACCGAAAACCTCGAGCAGCGGGGCACCGACGAACTGAGGGTGATCGCCACCCACGAACTGGGCCACAGCCTCGGCCTCGATCACAGCGACGACTCCGGGGACATCATGTACCCGGTGGAAGGACAAAAGTTTATCTACTACGGCATCGAGTTCACCAACGTCCAGGTGCTCACCGAAAAGTCCAAAAAGAACCTGGGACGCTACTACGAGGATGCCTGGCTCGATTTTCGCCTCGCGCGCCTCGCCGCCGAATCGCGCAGGCCGGGACAGAGTGTACGCTCGGGCAACTCTGCTTCTGCCCTGGTCGAACTGGCGGGCAAAGGTGAGAACGCCGCCGTCGAGCGGCTGCTTGCCGCCGGACAGGACATCAACGGCCACGACGACAGTGGTTGGACGGCGCTCATCGCCGCTGCCGCCGAAGATCATCCCCAGACGGTGGCTCTCCTTATCGAAAAAGGCGCGCAGCTCGACGCCAGAGACAACAACGGCTACACGGCCCTGCGCTACGCAAGGGCAGCCAACTATAAGCAGGTCATCGATTTACTGATCCACGCCGGTGCGCGATACTGA
- a CDS encoding photosystem I assembly protein Ycf4 has product MATPAIQQTDTLLRLEVPGSRRLSTYLVAIVLTLGGIGFLLAGLSPFLNTDLLPFTSTRDLSRFPQGVTLVFYGTAALLASLYYWMVIGLDVGSGYNEFDKAKKQVTIFRRGFPGKNRTIAIVHPLENVLGLKVQIKEGINPTRSYFLKLKGARDLRLSPVGQPPPLSSVEDQVSAIARFLNIGVEGI; this is encoded by the coding sequence ATGGCCACCCCGGCAATCCAGCAGACAGATACGCTCCTGCGCCTTGAGGTGCCGGGTTCCCGTCGCCTCAGCACGTACCTGGTCGCAATCGTGCTCACCCTGGGCGGCATCGGTTTTTTGCTGGCCGGGCTCTCGCCGTTTTTGAACACCGACCTGTTGCCTTTTACCAGCACCCGCGATCTCTCGCGCTTTCCCCAGGGGGTAACGCTCGTCTTCTACGGCACCGCCGCGCTGCTCGCCTCGCTCTACTACTGGATGGTGATTGGCCTCGATGTCGGCTCCGGCTACAACGAGTTCGACAAGGCCAAAAAGCAGGTGACGATCTTCCGGCGCGGTTTCCCTGGCAAAAACCGCACGATCGCGATCGTCCATCCCCTCGAAAACGTCCTGGGCCTCAAAGTCCAGATCAAAGAAGGCATCAACCCGACCCGCTCGTACTTTCTCAAGCTCAAGGGCGCACGGGACTTGCGCCTCTCGCCGGTGGGCCAGCCCCCTCCCCTTTCAAGCGTCGAAGATCAAGTCTCGGCGATTGCCCGCTTCCTCAATATCGGCGTCGAAGGGATCTAG
- a CDS encoding alpha-mannosidase yields MRRLAGPLLIAVSLLLGAPAQRAIALPLETTLARLRAIAQVPLIGHWRQHSGDLPDAALPALDDRSWPVAQPDARGDINWGKGRQVLWLRQWITVPARWQGYPAAGTALRLNLIWWAEKAEIYVDGRFVQAGDLYDAVQRVPLTATARPGQRFLVALKFTSPGHDNGALTQSRLDVEAPASRIDPGRLADELAVVKGYLDDFAPAADRPRLQKTLRRALDTIDWQALKAGQAGRFDTSLARTRKELLPAASLARRRTIALLGHSHIDMAWLWTVPETKEVIERTFRSTLGLMEQFPELVFAESTAQSYAWLEKERPQLFDQIRKQVQKGRWELVGGMWVEPDLNLPDGESLIRQVLYGKQYFMSRFGTDIRVGWNPDSFGYTWQLPQIYKKAGLDYFLTTKLDWNDTTRFPHRIFWWQAPDGSRILTYFANPLGEQIDGVKMASKARAYEKNTGYSKLLWLYGVGDHGGGPTRDMLETGRHWQRSPLYPRLEPTTARAYFEQLAKADPDGRRFPTWNSELYLEFHRGTYTTHADQKQQNRRAEVLLAENEKFAAARSQLAGSDYPAAPLAAAWKTTLFNQFHDILPGSAITPVYTRANQERAAVREQGEKLLSASLQALASQIDTRGPGVAVVLFNSLAASRSSPVAIAPPPQLPAGALEAVDRTGESVPVQKGEDGLLHFWAKDVPGVGYKVYWLRLASGPTAAAGTPKSSALSLSNDYLTATIDPPTGNLASIVDKRTGREVLTGPGNQLQFFKDDGQYWDAWNIDPKYEQYPLEAPQLLSIQSVEDGPVRQVIRIERRFRKSTFEQDLILYRQSPALEVHNRIDWQERHVFVKAAFPLALSAENASYEIPFATIERSTRRDTPERKAKWEVPALRWADVSDPRSGFSLINDSKYGYDARKSDTGTLLRLSLLRGPEWPDPQADLGAHNFRYLLYPHPGDWRAAGSVQAGLDLNTPLHALIEPPHPGSLPDQFLNLDNSQIVLATWKQAEDGKGWILRFYESTGRPASAQLRLAAPIRTATTTDLLERPLKTLPLQNGQIPLQLGPYEIQTIHVRL; encoded by the coding sequence TTGCGCCGACTCGCCGGACCGCTGCTCATTGCCGTTTCATTGCTTCTGGGAGCGCCCGCGCAGCGGGCCATTGCCCTGCCGCTGGAAACCACCCTCGCCCGCCTGCGCGCCATCGCCCAGGTGCCGCTCATCGGCCACTGGCGGCAGCACTCCGGCGATCTGCCCGATGCCGCCTTGCCCGCCCTCGACGATCGAAGCTGGCCTGTAGCCCAGCCCGACGCCAGAGGCGACATCAACTGGGGCAAGGGCCGACAGGTACTCTGGCTCAGGCAATGGATCACCGTCCCCGCCAGGTGGCAGGGCTATCCCGCCGCCGGTACCGCGCTGCGCCTGAATCTGATCTGGTGGGCAGAAAAGGCCGAAATCTACGTCGATGGCCGCTTCGTGCAGGCGGGCGATCTCTACGACGCCGTTCAGCGGGTGCCACTCACTGCCACTGCCCGGCCCGGCCAGCGCTTTTTGGTGGCTCTAAAATTCACCAGTCCCGGCCACGACAATGGAGCCCTTACTCAGTCCCGCCTCGATGTCGAGGCACCGGCAAGCCGCATCGATCCCGGCAGGCTGGCGGATGAGCTGGCGGTGGTGAAGGGCTACCTGGATGACTTTGCCCCAGCCGCCGACCGTCCGCGCCTGCAAAAAACACTCCGGCGCGCTCTGGATACTATCGACTGGCAGGCACTCAAAGCCGGGCAAGCTGGCCGGTTCGACACGTCGCTCGCCCGCACCCGCAAAGAACTTCTGCCCGCAGCAAGTCTCGCCCGCCGCCGAACGATCGCCCTATTGGGCCACTCCCACATCGACATGGCCTGGCTATGGACCGTCCCGGAGACCAAGGAGGTGATCGAGCGGACCTTTCGCTCGACCCTTGGCCTGATGGAACAATTTCCGGAACTCGTCTTTGCCGAAAGCACCGCCCAGTCCTACGCGTGGCTCGAAAAAGAACGGCCCCAACTGTTCGATCAGATCCGTAAGCAGGTGCAAAAAGGCCGCTGGGAACTGGTGGGCGGGATGTGGGTCGAGCCGGACCTCAACCTGCCGGACGGTGAATCTTTGATCCGGCAGGTTCTCTACGGCAAGCAGTACTTTATGAGCCGCTTCGGCACCGACATCCGGGTGGGCTGGAATCCGGACTCCTTTGGCTACACCTGGCAGTTGCCGCAGATCTACAAAAAAGCCGGGCTCGACTACTTCCTCACCACCAAGCTCGACTGGAACGATACGACCAGATTTCCGCATCGGATCTTCTGGTGGCAGGCTCCGGACGGCTCGAGGATCCTCACCTACTTTGCCAACCCGTTAGGCGAGCAGATCGACGGGGTGAAGATGGCAAGTAAAGCCCGCGCCTACGAAAAAAATACCGGCTACTCGAAGTTGCTCTGGCTCTACGGCGTGGGCGATCACGGCGGTGGCCCGACGCGGGACATGCTCGAAACCGGACGGCACTGGCAGCGATCTCCGCTCTATCCGCGCCTGGAACCCACGACCGCCCGCGCCTACTTCGAGCAACTGGCCAAAGCCGATCCAGATGGCCGGCGCTTTCCTACCTGGAACAGTGAACTGTATCTAGAATTTCATCGCGGCACCTACACCACCCACGCCGATCAAAAACAGCAGAACCGGCGGGCAGAGGTGTTACTCGCTGAAAATGAAAAATTCGCCGCCGCCCGATCGCAACTTGCCGGGTCCGACTATCCCGCTGCACCGCTCGCCGCCGCCTGGAAGACGACCCTCTTCAACCAGTTCCACGACATTCTGCCCGGATCGGCGATTACCCCCGTCTACACCCGCGCCAACCAGGAGCGCGCCGCCGTCCGCGAGCAGGGAGAAAAACTGCTCTCCGCCTCGCTGCAGGCTCTCGCCTCCCAGATAGACACACGCGGCCCCGGCGTTGCGGTTGTTTTGTTCAACAGTCTCGCCGCCTCCCGCAGCTCGCCCGTCGCCATCGCACCTCCCCCCCAACTGCCCGCCGGTGCTCTTGAGGCTGTAGACCGCACGGGCGAATCGGTACCCGTCCAAAAGGGCGAAGATGGCCTGCTGCACTTCTGGGCAAAGGATGTGCCTGGGGTGGGCTATAAAGTCTACTGGCTGCGCCTGGCTTCAGGTCCAACTGCCGCCGCCGGAACTCCCAAAAGTTCAGCCCTGTCTTTGAGCAACGATTATCTAACAGCAACGATCGATCCGCCCACGGGCAATCTGGCGAGCATTGTTGATAAGCGCACGGGCCGTGAGGTTCTGACTGGTCCCGGCAACCAGCTCCAGTTTTTCAAGGACGACGGCCAGTACTGGGATGCCTGGAACATCGATCCAAAGTACGAACAGTATCCCCTCGAAGCGCCGCAACTACTCTCCATCCAGAGCGTCGAGGACGGGCCGGTGCGCCAGGTGATCCGCATTGAGCGCCGCTTTCGCAAATCTACGTTTGAGCAGGATCTGATCTTGTACCGCCAGTCTCCTGCCCTCGAAGTCCACAACCGCATCGACTGGCAGGAGCGGCACGTCTTCGTCAAAGCCGCCTTTCCCCTCGCCCTATCAGCCGAGAACGCCAGCTACGAAATTCCCTTCGCGACGATCGAGCGCAGCACCCGGCGCGACACCCCCGAGCGCAAGGCGAAATGGGAAGTACCGGCCCTGCGCTGGGCGGACGTTTCAGACCCGCGCTCCGGTTTCAGCTTGATCAACGACAGCAAGTACGGCTACGACGCCCGCAAGAGCGACACCGGCACGCTCCTGCGCCTCTCGCTCCTGCGCGGTCCCGAGTGGCCCGATCCCCAGGCGGACCTGGGGGCGCACAACTTTCGCTACCTGCTCTATCCCCACCCCGGCGACTGGCGCGCTGCCGGGTCTGTCCAGGCGGGGCTGGATCTCAACACTCCCCTGCACGCCCTGATCGAGCCTCCGCACCCCGGCAGTCTCCCCGACCAGTTCCTGAACCTCGACAATTCCCAGATCGTGCTGGCCACCTGGAAGCAGGCCGAGGACGGCAAAGGCTGGATTCTGCGGTTCTATGAATCTACGGGCCGCCCGGCTAGCGCTCAGCTGCGCCTCGCCGCCCCGATCCGCACCGCTACTACAACCGACCTGCTCGAACGACCTCTCAAAACACTACCGCTCCAGAACGGCCAGATACCGCTGCAACTTGGTCCTTACGAGATCCAGACCATTCACGTTCGACTGTAG
- a CDS encoding HEAT repeat domain-containing protein produces the protein MKYALVLLSSLMLGLALAGRVFAQQVMDEAGGNRIKTPQELFNERHLSPAEVDALVDRAIQQMQFDRDESTRHQAIDSLIPVGPWAAKAIPLLVEYIERGEWAGNAMEALQAMGDAAAPAYVQLLASPNPRRRQSIAATRLAPPLTSPELFDAYERVLHDKYWCVRSEAVWGLVGYGSKAVPILKSAYLEDSAPAVRSNALFGLAAIRPIGRDVAQLFVAALSDPATDVRVAAVVAMNNPDPPDDAYVPALVQASSDPSMQVRESVAGSLANIAPRVPAQFQQATAALRKLEEDPSESARRWAVLGIQRLHLLPLKPKHPPEFTGSQQQTTEFDRDCFGKQP, from the coding sequence GTGAAATACGCTCTGGTACTGCTTTCTAGCTTGATGCTCGGCCTTGCTTTGGCAGGGCGGGTGTTTGCCCAGCAGGTGATGGACGAAGCCGGTGGCAACCGGATCAAGACTCCCCAGGAATTATTTAACGAGCGGCACCTGTCGCCCGCCGAGGTGGATGCACTGGTCGATCGGGCGATCCAGCAGATGCAGTTCGACCGCGATGAATCCACTCGCCACCAGGCCATAGATTCGCTGATTCCTGTCGGGCCATGGGCAGCTAAGGCAATACCGCTGCTTGTGGAATATATAGAGCGGGGCGAATGGGCGGGCAATGCTATGGAGGCGCTTCAGGCGATGGGCGATGCGGCAGCTCCTGCCTATGTGCAGTTGCTGGCAAGCCCGAATCCCCGACGTCGCCAGTCGATAGCAGCTACTCGACTGGCTCCTCCACTCACTTCCCCGGAACTTTTCGACGCCTACGAACGGGTCTTGCACGATAAGTACTGGTGCGTTCGCAGTGAGGCAGTGTGGGGATTAGTTGGGTATGGCTCAAAGGCAGTCCCTATTCTCAAATCTGCTTATTTGGAGGATTCAGCCCCTGCGGTGAGAAGCAACGCGCTATTTGGCCTTGCTGCCATCCGGCCCATCGGCAGGGACGTAGCTCAGTTGTTCGTTGCAGCCCTGAGCGATCCTGCCACAGACGTGCGTGTAGCTGCTGTTGTAGCCATGAACAATCCGGACCCACCCGACGACGCCTATGTGCCAGCCCTTGTGCAAGCGAGCAGCGACCCCAGTATGCAAGTCAGAGAAAGTGTTGCCGGTTCGCTCGCCAATATTGCTCCACGGGTTCCGGCCCAATTTCAACAAGCAACTGCGGCTCTCAGGAAGCTCGAAGAGGATCCTTCCGAAAGCGCCCGCCGTTGGGCAGTACTGGGTATCCAGAGGCTCCATCTGCTTCCGCTAAAACCAAAGCACCCGCCAGAATTCACGGGTTCTCAACAACAAACAACAGAGTTCGACAGGGATTGCTTCGGTAAGCAACCTTGA